The Elaeis guineensis isolate ETL-2024a chromosome 5, EG11, whole genome shotgun sequence DNA segment GTTGGCCAATCATGGCTTTTATTGGTGAAGAGTACTCTAAGTGTATCTTGAATAGTTAATATATCAAATATCTTAGGTTTTCTAGGTCGCATTCAGGCTTCTCTTCAAGAAGAGAAGATTCAGTATAATACGAAAGGAAGTGGTGAAAACAACCAATAACCACCATAAAAGTGTCATCCAGTGAAAAATATCACAATGACTTCGTGCCAATATGGTGAAAGCACCATTAACATATATTATTTGATGAAAGTGACAAGAAATTAGGGCGACAATGTTTAGCTTATTGACAATATAGCACATCTTTATGTGTTGGCTTAATTGCTGGCGAGACCATGAGGAGACCAAGTGCGAGCAAGCATAAACACTCAATAAAAAGGAGCCACAAAAGAAAGCCATGAGACCTAAATTTCTTGGACATGGTCATTAATTATGAGAACTTTGAATTGTTCAAAAGGAATAACATCACAATATACATTCTAACTTTGAATTGTAATTAGAAAAAGTAAATTACAATGACCTCCTAAAGTTTGAGGTAATTATAGTTTCCATCTAACGTTTTGAAAATATACATTCTACTACTTGATTTTTACTATATACATGACATATAACCCTCCCTGAATATCTTTCTGTTAGATAAACTAATGGTCTTACTAATATTTTTACTATCTAATTTATTtgagtttaaaatattttttattttttattttgatcaatttttttatttttaaaatttgaacttttatatttgattggagagttatatatatatatatatatatatatatatatatatatatatatatatatatatttctgaaATATTGGATGGgatcatctaattattttttatagaaaCTATTTGCCATCTTAGGCTAGCTTAGCTAAATATGAGATCTAGGCATTCTCACATGCTTATAGATGGCCATGTGcacaatatataaattaaaataaataaataaataattaattaattaataacgtTTTATTAATtgaaagtgagaaaaaaaaaagggaaaaaatttgagaaaaataattcgaaccTAAAACATCAGGGATAAAAAGTGGAGATTCAAATCATTAaactaactaaaattttttactttataaaaattcaaaaatatatatatatatatataattttttaaataatatttatatatttttaagaatACAATGGGTATTGAATCAAAATTTGAAGGTTTAATTGAATCCTCGATACAAAAGGTGGCTCTGCTCCTGCTTATGTGATGGGAGCTGGTTGGATTGGGTGAAGACTTCGtgataagttttaattaatttatcagTTGCGTAGGCTATGGTTGGATTCGGGatatattaaaactaatttatgatttttcatcCGTTGGCTTGCTTTTGCAGGTACAAATACAATCCCCTTCCTCCGGATCTCCACATCATCACGACCTGTACACCCCAAAAATGGAATACGTGTCATGTATCACTCCCCGCCATCAGCTGATCGGCTCCCACAAGCAATAAAGTCCGCAGCCCACGCGGGTGGGAACCGGTTGCTTGCGGACAGATGGGTAGAATATATCAAACCGACCAGTCAACAGCGACAGCAAACCCAACCAGGCTACTACTATGCAGGTATCCCATAATTCTCGTTTCCTTGCCCAAGCCTCCAAGATCTCGTCACCCACCAAATTCAGAAATTTAGTTGCCATTTTccatcactttttctttttttcaaataaaataaaaatattttatttgaaatatataaatatgatgaTGGTAAAAAAGATGATAATTATGATGGAGACAATAATAATAGTGATGTACAAATTATGTATAGCGGTGATTATTAGTGTGGTAGAGATTGTAACGAAGTTTGTAGTGATGGAAGTATCGAGAAATAATGGAAACGCTAATTATATCAGTGGTAGTGATAATGGTGTTGTTTATAATTGTAGTAACAGCAATGGTGATATAAACAATGATGATAATAGTGTTGGCAACTGATGGGGGGTGTAGTGATAACGATGGTGATGGCTTCTGATTGTGTCTTTTGTACAAAAGAATGATGATCTGCTTTTGCAACATCAATTGTTAGGTTGTCTCACACTATTTCCAAAGCAGACACAGCTCTCAAAGAACCCCCAATATCTTCCATCTCTTTGCCTATATAGCTCTCAAAGTGGCTATTATGCTGTTCAACAGTTGATAtcatgaaagaagatcaatcattttttcGTATGAAAAATACAATCCAAATCCGATAGTATTAGAGAAAATGGCAATAATATATAGCAACGAAGGTGGAGATAATGGCAATGGTGAaggtaaaaatatatatttttttaatttttaaaactaaTGAAAGTAAGATTTCTCACTTCTAAAgaagtaataaaaatatttttttaaataaaaataacaacATCAGATATATTTCTTATCTGGACTCCTAttgaacatattttttattttgatttctatcAGGATGGCATTGCTTAACTCTTTAATCCGATTAACTTGATTCAACCAATTATATATCGGATTAGCTTATGTGTTTAATAAAatgattagttttagatctgaatttttgatctatttaatagatAAGTTGGGTTTAGATTGACAAATTTTTGATTTGTTCTATAtctaatccgatccgatccaatctGAACAGATTGACAtcctttaattataattttatatttaaaaaataaaaataaaaaataaaacggaAGCTAATTAGCTTTCTAATACAATATTGCTTTTAGTCAAGCGTGCTTCTCCGTGTCCAGCTCCATGTTCCAATAAATAATACCAATTTGCTTTCTATCCCTTTAAAAAGAgctttgtgattttttttttggtatagaaatAGAGAGTTCAAAGGGGGTAATCCGGTGCAACTATTTTTCATGGGCGTGATCATAGAATTCTAATTTTTACTAGAAAATGTTCAATTCAAAATCGAGTTTGGATGAATGGATGGATTCTTTTCCACCGTATGGATGAACCTAATGAATGAGTACATCATCGAGGATCAAATGCCACTTCTAAATCTCATATCTAGATTGTCAAAATATATTCTCTCCCGGTCATTCACGTCCAGGCAAAAGAGCTTTGTGATTAAAATCCTGCTCTTTACTGGTTTAAATGGGAAAAACTCGTAACCATAAATTCGAGACCCACGACAGCACGACCTTCAACCGCTCTACTCCTTCGCGAACCCACCCACGATCACATTTATGTCTTCCACCTACCAACGGTTCCCGTCCTTGAGATCGATAATTGAATTTGATCGTAGGAGGCCATGGGCAACAATTTGTTATTCCATGTATGGAGATCATTTATTTCACTTGGTATCGTCTCTGTTTTAATGGAACCTCCACGATAATTCTTGCATGTACGTGAAATCAGTAAATCTCGTACTAGATTATCTGATGGTACTTTGTCAGTATGCACTAACATAATAAATATATCCAAGGACAATATAAATGTGTATAAAAAATTAGTATAAGTATGTATAATGAATATAAGTGTATGCAAATTTctgtataaatatataataaattaaaaatttaatgctaATGATTAAGAAATTGCGTGTTAAATCCGCTCAAAggttactttctttttttttttttttttaacccacGGGTCATGTGGTGATGAGTTAACAGCACAAAATTGTAAGGTGTAAAAGGTTGCGGGATGTCATAATCAAGTGAGATTCCACCATATAAACAAATACTCTCTCTAGATTAATAGAATTTAATTACATGTTACCATCGACGTGCCGGCGTTTTAGGTTTTAAGGACCTGTCTCCTCGGCCCTTAgaaacaaatattttcttttcttcaatgcATATTATAAACTTTTCCGTAAGGCCTTTATAAGTCCATGGGCGCTCCGTAAATAAACTCCCCCTCCCGGCTCTCTCTGCTCTCTGAATTCTCTCTCTCTCCGCACCCATCATGAAGGAATCTGGAGACTCCACCTCCACCCACCGCCGCAGCCGCCGTCGCCGTCGCCTCCTCTTCTGCGGCGGctgcctcctcctcctcatcgtcCTCGGCGTCGTCGTCCTCGTACTCTACCTCACCCTCATCAAGCCTCGCAATCTCACCACCAAGCTCGTCTCCACCCGCGTCGCCGGCGTCTCCCCCCGCATCACCTTGCCCGCCGTCCGCATCGAGATCAACCTCACCCTCGACCTCGACGTCCTCGTCCACAACCCCAACCGCGCCGCCTTCGACTACAGGGAGGGCCACACCATCCTCCGATACCGCGGGACACAGGTCGGCGACGCCGACGTGGCACCCGGCCGAGTGCCGCAGCGGGGCGACGGTCACTTGCTGCTCACGCTCCGGGTGGAGGGCGACCGGATCGCTGCGGATCTCGGGAGCTTGATCGCGGACTTGGCCGCCGGCGAGTTGGCGTTCGACTCATCGACGAGGATCCCCGGTCGGCTCATCTTCCTGGGGTTCATCAAGCACCACGCGGTGGTGGAGTCAGAGTGCCGCGTGGTCATTGGGATCCCGAACCTGAAGGTGAAGAGCCAGGAGTGCAGCCACGTGACCAAGTTGTGATCACCGGCCGGTGCCGGAACTCAATATATCTCTCAACTCTTGGGCACTGCCATATCTAGACAGAGATTCGTCTATTTGACACTTCTATGCGCACGTGTAGATTACACGTGTCCTTCATGTAGGGTACTATGGTTTCGATTTTTGTTTCATAAGGGAACTCATTATAGTCTTATATATTCCTATTTCGGAGAAGGAAGAGGATATTGATTGGGCCTTTTTAGTTCAGTTTAGTTGTAGGAAACAAGAACCTAAATAAAGTTTTTGAGTCCCCTTTGGCTTTGAATGATGATGAGAATCCCAAGTATTTCCTcaaaaaagcaaaaaagaaaactTTGTTACCGAGTTATAATTGTTAGTTTGTTATGGAGTTATAATTGTCTTGCTCTTTTAGATAGAAATTATGCGCTCACAAATTATGTTTGAGAATTTTGTAGAGTTTATGTTTTTTTATAGGAATTTAAAAAAAGATTGATTATTTGGTTTTTAACTGGATGATCCATGTTTAGCTTTTCGGACTATTCTGCCCGTCTTCACGATCATGGTTATAGCTGTTGATGACATAAGGATAGAGGCATAGGAGTATTAGAAATTTCAGAATAAATAATTTAACATAatgtgatattttttaaaaaagagatttttctccaaaaatttgtaTTATTTTACCTTGACTTGCAGTAAACATGGAACAACAAAATTGAATACAAGATTTTTGTGGAAGATTAATTGGATtgcaatttgaaatttgaaaaacatATATAACCACTTGATTCTAATCTCTAGTAAAATCGTGCTGATGGTGAATatgtttttttcatttctttctccaCTCTTTTTAGATGAAGTAAAACATTCCATTGTTCCTTTCttaatgttatgatgaaatcagttatttaattagttctttatttgtttatatttttgagaaaaaaattattatgtgtTTAGTTTGCAATTGGAATTAGAATCGAAATGGCCATATCCTTTCATGTATTTGGTTTATGGCTAAAATCAAAATCATAAttggaataaaatttgaatatcaTAG contains these protein-coding regions:
- the LOC105046037 gene encoding uncharacterized protein: MKESGDSTSTHRRSRRRRRLLFCGGCLLLLIVLGVVVLVLYLTLIKPRNLTTKLVSTRVAGVSPRITLPAVRIEINLTLDLDVLVHNPNRAAFDYREGHTILRYRGTQVGDADVAPGRVPQRGDGHLLLTLRVEGDRIAADLGSLIADLAAGELAFDSSTRIPGRLIFLGFIKHHAVVESECRVVIGIPNLKVKSQECSHVTKL